One region of Malania oleifera isolate guangnan ecotype guangnan chromosome 6, ASM2987363v1, whole genome shotgun sequence genomic DNA includes:
- the LOC131158515 gene encoding uncharacterized protein LOC131158515 encodes MDHVKLLANADMACIGLKILLLFSSFYWQANKLASSRRKYFEKDDHEEERDVSEGITEKEAVEGEEGIDDETNDVTERLQCMVLHKKDPSKRGNFPEIPETFRSLSFCEEFSWENYGLWRQELKNRAARLEKQLKARWALEDLIEEQLDRYHAHYYRSMVPARPKDVAQLLMPKWAPPQELASLAWFGDWRPSAILDLLRALARSSSSLSSSGGAGAERLLSQLRHEVGIEEKVLDEAMAEIQATCVLHLPFGPKGRNRPSGNPALGWVQSEFKKIERVVAKAQKLRFKALETVVNKVLSQTEAAEFLVAFAGIQDMIHQFALNQRLRKGPVSVRMKAIGSC; translated from the exons TTAGCTTCCTCGCGCAGGAAATACTTTGAGAAGGACGAccatgaagaagaaagagatgtAAGCGAGGGAATTACAGAGAAAGAAGCTGTAGAAGGAGAAGAAGGCATCGATGATGAAACGAATGACGTAACAGAGAGACTCCAGTGCATGGTCCTACACAAGAAAGATCCATCAAAACGAGGTAATTTCCCAGAAATTCCAGAAACTTTTCGTTCTCTGTCTTTCT GTGAAGAATTTTCTTGGGAAAATTATGGTCTGTGGAGGCAAGAGCTGAAGAACAGAGCTGCGAGGCTGGAGAAACAGCTCAAGGCAAGATGGGCTTTGGAGGACCTCATCGAAGAACAATTGGACCGATACCACGCCCACTACTACCGGTCCATGGTCCCGGCCCGGCCCAAGGACGTGGCCCAACTCCTCATGCCCAAATGGGCTCCGCCCCAGGAGCTCGCCTCCCTGGCCTGGTTTGGTGACTGGCGGCCGTCTGCCATTCTGGACCTTCTCCGCGCTCTGGCCCGCTCCTCTTCATCCCTCTCGAGCTCGGGCGGAGCAGGAGCCGAGCGCCTCCTCTCGCAGCTGAGACACGAGGTGGGCATCGAGGAGAAGGTACTGGACGAGGCAATGGCGGAGATCCAAGCCACCTGTGTCCTCCACCTCCCATTCGGCCCAAAGGGCCGGAACCGCCCCTCGGGCAACCCAGCATTGGGGTGGGTGCAGTCTGAGTTCAAGAAGATCGAGCGGGTCGTGGCCAAGGCCCAGAAACTTAG GTTCAAGGCACTGGAAACGGTGGTGAACAAGGTGTTGAGCCAGACCGAGGCGGCGGAGTTCTTGGTGGCGTTTGCGGGAATCCAAGACATGATTCACCAGTTCGCGCTGAACCAGAGGCTTCGAAAAGGTCCGGTTTCGGTGCGGATGAAGGCCATCGGATCTTGCTGA